Proteins co-encoded in one Octopus bimaculoides isolate UCB-OBI-ISO-001 chromosome 7, ASM119413v2, whole genome shotgun sequence genomic window:
- the LOC106872243 gene encoding caspase-6: MAAEEDVMGFYSYYDPMPTKNSFAHIFSNANFANNGTRDASSQDKDLLKQALIRLGFLADNITEYTDMSTSEISKFDEVFQDRDVDCFVCAFLSYMHPGNYIRTYDSVISLNEILRKVPSLKGKPKLIFVVTTPCSKDENAIEKCDADRFGFEEEHTIPRTADMLIVCASDNNSTRSSYFMQFLKQVLEEYGNTYDIMTILAAVSNCIKEETRGREQIPYIMSTLTKQLKFERN; encoded by the coding sequence ATGGCGGCGGAGGAAGATGTTATGGGCTTTTATAGTTATTACGATCCAATGCCGACAAAAAACAGTTTCGCCCATATTTTCAGCAATGCGAATTTCGCTAACAACGGAACTCGTGATGCTTCGTCCCAAGACAAAGATTTATTGAAACAGGCATTAATAAGGCTTGGATTTCTGGCAGATAATATCACTGAATACACTGATATGTCAACCAGTGAAATATCAAAGTTTGATGAAGTGTTTCAGGATCGTGACGTGGATTGCTTTGTTTGTGCATTTCTAAGTTATATGCACCCAGGAAATTATATCCGAACATACGACAGTGTTATATCGTTAAATGAAATACTTAGAAAAGTGCCATCTTTAAAAGGTAAACCCAAATTAATTTTTGTAGTAACAACTCCTTGTTCGAAGGACGAAAATGCTATCGAAAAATGCGATGCTGACCGCTTTGGATTTGAAGAAGAGCATACAATTCCACGCACTGCAGATATGCTCATCGTTTGTGCGTCTGACAATAATAGCACAAGAAGCTCatattttatgcaatttttaAAGCAAGTTCTGGAAGAATATGGTAACACGTATGATATTATGACAATTTTGGCAGCTGTTTCTAACTGTATTAAAGAGGAAACCAGAGGCCGTGAACAAATACCCTATATTATGTCAACGTTAACGAAGCAACTGAAATTTGAACGTAATTAG